In Streptomyces sp. NBC_01426, one genomic interval encodes:
- the rsmI gene encoding 16S rRNA (cytidine(1402)-2'-O)-methyltransferase, whose protein sequence is MTTDQPRGAETSPSTGVLVLAGTPIGDLADAPPRLGAELERADVVAAEDTRRLRRLTQGLGVHTTGRVLSYFEGNESARTPELVEALEAGKRVLLVTDAGMPSVSDPGYRLVAAAVEKDIKVTAVPGPSAVLTALALSGLPVDRFCFEGFLPRKAGERLGRLREVESERRTLVYFEAPHRLDDTLAAMAEVFGADRRAAVCRELTKTYEEVKRGGLGELAAWAAEGVRGEITVVVEGAPAAGPGDVDDEELVRRVRVREEAGERRKEAIAAVAAEAGVPKRDVFDAVVAAKNAAQKVPGIGKDPA, encoded by the coding sequence GTGACGACTGACCAGCCCCGCGGCGCCGAGACCTCCCCTTCCACCGGTGTGCTCGTGCTCGCCGGCACCCCGATCGGCGATCTCGCCGACGCCCCGCCCCGGCTCGGGGCCGAGCTGGAGCGGGCCGACGTGGTCGCCGCCGAGGACACCCGGCGGCTGCGCAGGCTGACCCAGGGGCTCGGCGTGCACACCACCGGGCGCGTCCTGTCGTACTTCGAGGGCAACGAGTCCGCCCGCACCCCCGAACTGGTCGAGGCCCTGGAAGCCGGCAAGCGGGTGCTGCTGGTCACCGACGCCGGCATGCCCTCGGTGTCGGACCCCGGCTACCGGCTGGTCGCCGCCGCCGTCGAGAAGGACATCAAGGTCACCGCCGTGCCGGGGCCCTCCGCCGTGCTGACCGCGCTCGCCCTGTCCGGGTTGCCCGTGGACCGGTTCTGCTTCGAGGGATTCCTGCCGCGCAAGGCCGGCGAGCGCCTCGGCCGGCTGCGCGAGGTCGAGTCGGAGCGGCGCACCCTCGTCTACTTCGAGGCGCCCCACCGGCTCGACGACACCCTGGCCGCCATGGCCGAGGTCTTCGGCGCCGACCGGCGGGCCGCCGTCTGCCGCGAACTGACCAAGACGTACGAGGAGGTCAAGCGCGGCGGGCTCGGCGAGCTGGCGGCGTGGGCCGCGGAGGGCGTGCGCGGGGAGATCACCGTCGTCGTCGAGGGCGCTCCGGCCGCCGGACCCGGCGACGTGGACGACGAGGAGCTGGTGCGCAGGGTGCGGGTGCGCGAGGAGGCGGGCGAGCGTCGCAAGGAGGCCATCGCCGCCGTCGCCGCCGAGGCGGGCGTACCCAAGAGGGACGTTTTCGACGCGGTCGTCGCGGCAAAGAACGCGGCACAAAAGGTGCCCGGAATCGGTAAAGACCCGGCCTGA
- a CDS encoding TatD family hydrolase, which yields MSRTANDAPPPPPEPLRVAVADSHTHLDMQSGTVEEGLAKAASVGVTTVVQVGCDVKGSRWAAETAAAYENVHAAVALHPNEAPRIVHGDPDGWSRQGARAGGGDGALDEALAEIEALAALDHVKAVGETGLDFFRTGPEGTAAQERSFRAHIEIAKRRGKALVIHDREAHADVLRILREEGAPERTVFHCYSGDAEMARECAAAGYYMSFAGTVTFKNAAPLREALAVAPLELVLVETDAPYLTPAPYRGRPNAPYLIPLTVRAMAAVRGLDEDAMATALAANTARAFDYVPSSPGVAL from the coding sequence ATGAGCCGTACCGCCAACGACGCACCGCCCCCGCCGCCCGAACCGCTGCGGGTGGCGGTCGCCGATTCCCACACCCACCTGGACATGCAGTCGGGCACCGTCGAGGAGGGCCTCGCCAAGGCCGCCTCGGTGGGCGTGACCACCGTCGTGCAGGTGGGCTGCGACGTGAAGGGCTCGCGCTGGGCCGCCGAGACCGCCGCCGCGTACGAGAACGTCCACGCGGCCGTCGCCCTCCACCCGAACGAGGCCCCCCGCATCGTCCACGGCGATCCGGACGGCTGGTCCCGGCAGGGAGCCCGGGCCGGCGGCGGCGACGGCGCCCTCGACGAGGCGCTCGCCGAGATCGAGGCCCTCGCGGCGCTCGACCACGTGAAGGCGGTCGGCGAGACCGGCCTCGACTTCTTCCGCACCGGCCCCGAGGGCACGGCGGCGCAGGAGCGTTCCTTCCGCGCCCACATCGAGATCGCCAAGCGCCGGGGCAAGGCCCTGGTCATCCACGACCGCGAGGCCCACGCCGACGTGCTGCGCATCCTGCGCGAGGAGGGCGCGCCCGAACGCACCGTCTTCCACTGCTACTCGGGGGACGCCGAGATGGCCCGCGAGTGCGCCGCCGCCGGCTACTACATGTCCTTCGCCGGGACCGTCACCTTCAAGAACGCCGCCCCGCTGCGCGAGGCCCTCGCCGTGGCCCCGCTGGAGCTGGTGCTCGTGGAGACCGACGCCCCGTACCTCACCCCGGCGCCCTACCGCGGCCGGCCCAACGCCCCGTACCTGATCCCGCTCACCGTGCGGGCCATGGCGGCCGTCCGGGGCCTCGACGAGGACGCCATGGCGACCGCCCTGGCCGCCAACACGGCGCGCGCCTTCGACTACGTCCCGTCGAGCCCCGGCGTCGCGCTCTGA
- a CDS encoding ubiquitin-like domain-containing protein — protein sequence MRDRGADTLRPPHDPPPHDAPVEESAGPGRRRRRESAPVPAPAAFTGEPDAPVNPAPPGSGRRRGADAAPETPGEPAAGRRRRALPTALPTAPPTADPAPARSRRSTGTAADTWRRIVPQALVVAFLAGGTTAFVAADKSVRLTVDGVPRSLHTFADGVDELLAAEDLGVGPHDLVAPARGSALDDGEDIVVRYGRPLRLTLDGERRQVWTTSRTVEGALRQLGIRAEGAHLSAPRTTPVPRSGLTLDVRTERGVTFLADGRETTVRTNAATIQEALDQAGITLHGQDATSVPPTAFPRDGQIVTVLRITGTREVREERIPYEIQRVRDDDLFAGTEVVERVGRPGTRRVTYGLRTVNGVRQKPRRLADEIVRAPVDRLVKVGTKALPDSVAGADGLDWGALAQCESGGRPGATDPSGTYGGLYQFDVRTWQALGGSGRPQDAAGTEQTYRAKKLYVQRGATPWPHCGRRLYR from the coding sequence GTGCGCGACCGCGGCGCCGACACGCTCCGGCCGCCCCACGACCCACCGCCCCACGACGCACCGGTCGAGGAGTCCGCGGGCCCGGGGCGGCGACGCCGCCGGGAGAGCGCGCCCGTACCCGCCCCGGCGGCGTTCACGGGAGAACCCGACGCCCCGGTGAACCCGGCGCCCCCCGGTTCCGGACGCCGCCGCGGAGCGGACGCCGCCCCCGAGACGCCGGGAGAGCCGGCCGCCGGCCGCCGCAGACGGGCACTGCCCACCGCACTCCCGACGGCCCCGCCGACCGCGGACCCGGCGCCCGCCCGGTCCCGCCGCTCCACCGGCACCGCCGCCGACACCTGGCGGCGGATCGTCCCGCAGGCCCTCGTCGTCGCCTTCCTCGCCGGCGGCACCACCGCCTTCGTCGCCGCAGACAAATCGGTTCGGCTCACCGTCGACGGAGTCCCGAGGTCCCTGCACACCTTCGCGGACGGGGTCGACGAACTCCTCGCCGCGGAAGACCTCGGCGTCGGCCCCCACGACCTCGTCGCCCCCGCCCGCGGCAGCGCCCTCGACGACGGCGAGGACATCGTCGTCCGCTACGGGCGGCCCCTGCGCCTCACCCTCGACGGGGAGCGCCGCCAGGTGTGGACCACCTCCCGCACCGTCGAGGGCGCGCTGCGCCAGCTCGGCATCCGCGCCGAGGGCGCCCACCTCTCCGCCCCCCGCACCACCCCCGTCCCGCGCAGCGGCCTCACCCTCGACGTCCGCACGGAACGCGGCGTCACCTTCCTGGCCGACGGCCGCGAGACCACCGTCCGCACCAACGCCGCCACCATCCAGGAGGCCCTCGACCAGGCCGGCATCACCCTGCACGGCCAGGACGCCACCTCCGTACCGCCGACCGCCTTCCCGCGCGACGGCCAGATCGTGACCGTCCTGCGCATCACCGGCACCCGCGAGGTCCGCGAGGAACGGATCCCGTACGAGATCCAGCGGGTCAGGGACGACGACCTGTTCGCCGGCACCGAGGTCGTCGAACGGGTCGGCCGGCCCGGAACGCGCCGGGTCACCTACGGCCTGCGCACCGTCAACGGGGTCCGTCAGAAGCCCCGCCGGCTCGCCGACGAGATCGTCCGCGCCCCCGTCGACCGGCTCGTGAAGGTCGGCACGAAGGCACTGCCCGACTCCGTCGCCGGCGCCGACGGCCTCGACTGGGGGGCGCTGGCCCAGTGCGAGTCCGGCGGCCGGCCCGGTGCCACCGACCCGTCGGGGACGTACGGCGGGCTGTACCAGTTCGACGTACGGACCTGGCAGGCCCTCGGCGGCAGCGGACGCCCGCAGGACGCGGCGGGGACGGAGCAGACGTACCGGGCCAAGAAGCTCTACGTGCAGCGGGGGGCGACTCCGTGGCCGCACTGCGGCCGTAGGCTTTACCGGTGA
- a CDS encoding ABC-F family ATP-binding cassette domain-containing protein, with product MAVNLVNVEAVGKVYGTRALLDGISLGVSEGDRIGVVGRNGDGKTTLIRMLAKLEEPDTGRVTQNGGLRMGVLTQHDSLDPAATVRHEIIGDMADHEWAGNAKIRDVLTGLFGGLDLPGFGQGLDTVIGPLSGGERRRIALAQLLIADQDLLVLDEPTNHLDVEGISWLARHLQERRSALVCVTHDRWFLDQVCTRMWDVQRGDVHEYEGGYSDYVFARAERDRIAATEESKRQNLMRKELAWLRRGAPARTSKPRYRIEAANELIADVPPPRDTSELMKFANARLGKTVFDLEDVTVQAGPKTLLKHLTWHLGPGDRVGLVGVNGAGKTSLLRALAEAARTQGETQPAAGTVTVGKTVRLAYLSQEVGELDPSLRVLEAVQRVRDRVDLGKGREMTAGQLCEQFGFTKEKQWTPVGDLSGGERRRLQILRLLMDEPNVLFLDEPTNDLDIETLTQLEDLLDGWPGSMIVISHDRFFIERTTDTVMALLGDASLRMLPRGLDEYLERRQRMIEAATPAPAPAAAKSTASGDSRAAKKELQKIERQLNKMSDRESNLHAQIAENSTDYDKVAKLDAELRELISERDDLEMRWLELAEDA from the coding sequence ATGGCCGTCAATCTGGTCAATGTCGAGGCAGTCGGCAAGGTGTACGGAACCCGTGCCCTGCTCGACGGCATCTCCCTCGGCGTGTCCGAGGGGGACCGGATCGGTGTCGTCGGCCGCAACGGCGACGGCAAGACCACCCTCATCCGGATGCTCGCCAAGCTGGAGGAACCCGACACCGGTCGGGTCACCCAGAACGGCGGACTGCGCATGGGCGTCCTCACCCAGCACGACTCGCTGGACCCCGCGGCCACCGTCCGTCACGAGATCATCGGGGACATGGCCGACCACGAGTGGGCCGGCAACGCCAAGATCCGCGACGTGCTGACCGGCCTCTTCGGCGGCCTGGACCTGCCCGGCTTCGGCCAGGGCCTGGACACCGTCATCGGACCGCTCTCCGGCGGCGAGCGCCGGCGCATCGCCCTCGCCCAACTGCTCATCGCGGACCAGGACCTCCTCGTCCTCGACGAGCCCACCAACCACCTCGACGTCGAGGGCATCTCCTGGCTGGCCCGCCACCTCCAGGAACGCCGCTCCGCGCTCGTCTGCGTCACCCACGACCGGTGGTTCCTCGACCAGGTCTGCACCCGCATGTGGGACGTGCAGCGCGGTGACGTCCACGAGTACGAGGGCGGCTACAGCGACTACGTCTTCGCCCGCGCGGAGCGCGACCGCATCGCCGCCACCGAGGAGTCCAAGCGGCAGAACCTGATGCGCAAGGAGCTGGCCTGGCTGCGCCGCGGCGCCCCCGCCCGCACCTCCAAGCCGCGCTACCGCATCGAGGCCGCCAACGAGCTGATCGCCGACGTGCCGCCGCCGCGCGACACCTCCGAGCTGATGAAGTTCGCCAACGCCCGCCTCGGCAAGACCGTGTTCGACCTGGAGGACGTCACCGTCCAGGCCGGGCCCAAGACGCTGCTCAAGCACCTGACCTGGCACCTCGGCCCCGGTGACCGCGTCGGCCTGGTCGGCGTCAACGGCGCCGGCAAGACCTCCCTGCTGCGCGCCCTCGCCGAGGCCGCCCGCACCCAGGGCGAGACCCAGCCCGCCGCCGGCACCGTCACCGTCGGCAAGACCGTCAGGCTCGCCTACCTGTCGCAGGAGGTCGGCGAACTCGACCCGTCGCTGCGCGTCCTGGAGGCCGTCCAGCGCGTCCGCGACCGCGTCGACCTCGGCAAGGGCCGCGAGATGACGGCCGGCCAGCTCTGCGAGCAGTTCGGCTTCACCAAGGAGAAGCAGTGGACGCCCGTCGGCGACCTGTCCGGCGGTGAGCGGCGCAGGCTGCAGATCCTGCGCCTGCTGATGGACGAGCCCAACGTCCTCTTCCTCGACGAGCCCACCAACGACCTCGACATCGAGACCCTGACGCAGTTGGAGGACCTCCTCGACGGCTGGCCCGGCTCGATGATCGTGATCTCCCACGACCGGTTCTTCATCGAGCGCACCACCGACACGGTGATGGCCCTGCTCGGGGACGCGAGCCTGCGCATGCTGCCGCGCGGTCTGGACGAGTACCTGGAACGCCGGCAGCGGATGATCGAAGCGGCCACCCCGGCGCCCGCGCCGGCCGCCGCGAAGTCGACGGCCTCCGGCGACTCCCGCGCGGCCAAGAAGGAACTCCAGAAGATCGAGCGACAGCTCAACAAGATGTCGGACCGCGAGTCGAACCTGCACGCGCAGATCGCCGAGAACTCCACCGACTACGACAAGGTCGCCAAGCTCGACGCCGAGCTGCGCGAACTCATCTCCGAGCGGGACGATTTGGAGATGCGCTGGCTGGAGCTCGCCGAAGACGCGTGA
- the rsmA gene encoding 16S rRNA (adenine(1518)-N(6)/adenine(1519)-N(6))-dimethyltransferase RsmA, with product MSTAEQQPESTTPDALLGPADIRELAAVLGVRPTKQKGQNFVIDANTVRRIVRTAEVRPDDVVVEVGPGLGSLTLALLEAADRVVAVEIDDILAAALPATIEARMPARKDRFSLVHSDAMLVTELPGPAPTALVANLPYNVAVPVLLTMLDRFPTIERTLVMVQAEVADRLAAEPGNKVYGVPSVKANWYAHVKRAGSIGRKVFWPAPNVDSGLVSLVRRTEPIKTTASKAEVFAVVDAAFAQRRKTLRAALAGWAGSAAGAEAALVAAGISPQARGESLTVEEFAAIAENKPEAPRPAL from the coding sequence GTGAGCACCGCAGAGCAGCAGCCTGAGAGCACGACCCCCGACGCACTTCTCGGCCCGGCCGACATCCGGGAACTGGCCGCCGTACTCGGCGTCCGGCCGACGAAGCAGAAGGGGCAGAACTTCGTCATCGACGCCAACACGGTCCGTCGGATCGTCCGCACCGCCGAGGTGCGGCCCGACGACGTGGTCGTCGAGGTCGGCCCGGGCCTGGGCTCGCTGACGCTCGCGCTGCTGGAGGCCGCCGACCGGGTCGTCGCCGTCGAGATCGACGACATCCTGGCCGCCGCCCTGCCCGCCACCATCGAGGCCCGGATGCCGGCCCGCAAGGACCGCTTCTCCCTCGTGCACTCCGACGCGATGCTCGTCACCGAGCTGCCCGGCCCGGCGCCGACCGCGCTCGTCGCGAACCTGCCCTACAACGTGGCCGTCCCGGTGCTGCTGACCATGCTCGACCGGTTCCCGACCATCGAGCGGACCCTCGTCATGGTGCAGGCGGAGGTCGCCGACCGGCTCGCCGCCGAGCCCGGCAACAAGGTGTACGGAGTGCCCTCCGTCAAGGCCAACTGGTACGCCCACGTCAAGCGCGCGGGCTCCATCGGCCGCAAGGTCTTCTGGCCCGCGCCGAACGTCGACTCCGGACTCGTCTCGCTGGTCCGCCGCACCGAGCCGATCAAGACGACCGCCTCCAAGGCCGAGGTCTTCGCCGTCGTGGACGCCGCCTTCGCGCAGCGCCGCAAGACCCTGCGCGCCGCACTGGCCGGCTGGGCCGGCTCGGCGGCGGGCGCCGAGGCCGCCCTGGTCGCCGCCGGCATCTCGCCGCAGGCCCGCGGGGAGTCCCTGACGGTCGAGGAGTTCGCGGCCATCGCCGAGAACAAGCCCGAGGCGCCGAGGCCGGCGCTGTGA
- a CDS encoding acyltransferase family protein — MTATASEMAAATPATRDRYVDLLRVASLATVVLGHWLMAAVGPDGMGNLLGIVPDLQPLTWAFQVMPVFFFVGGFSHALSYRSLTRTTDGPVYAAFLRARLQRLLRPTLVFVGVWTACALVVQLAGADRGPLAGAALRLVTQPLWFIGIYLAMVAFTPPLLKLHERHGWAAFAALAGAAALTDVLRFALGVPYVEFLNFAFVWLAVHQLGFLRADGRLTRPAVLAAAGLAGAALLVAYGPYPLSMVGMPGEKVSNMAPPTLALLCHGMWLVGAVQLLARPAAAWVARPRVWRGVVAANGIAMTAFLWHLTAMLAVYAGQIGLGLALPEPAGAAWWAQVPVRLLLAAALTGVLVAAFRRFEAPVRGGAGAGSGPRAALGITLCLLGILGLSTTGLGGLLEGHSATLIALPVTAPAAIAMALGGWLLVERSASPRRVRLRG; from the coding sequence ATGACAGCCACCGCAAGCGAAATGGCCGCGGCCACGCCCGCCACTCGGGACCGGTACGTCGACCTGTTGAGGGTCGCCTCGCTCGCGACCGTGGTCCTCGGGCACTGGCTGATGGCCGCCGTCGGCCCCGACGGCATGGGGAACCTGCTCGGGATCGTGCCCGACCTCCAGCCACTCACCTGGGCGTTCCAGGTGATGCCGGTGTTCTTCTTCGTGGGCGGCTTCTCGCACGCCCTCTCGTACCGTTCCCTCACCCGCACGACCGACGGACCCGTCTACGCCGCCTTCCTGCGCGCCCGGCTCCAACGGCTGCTGCGCCCCACCCTCGTCTTCGTCGGCGTGTGGACCGCCTGCGCCCTCGTCGTACAGCTCGCCGGCGCCGACCGCGGGCCGCTCGCCGGCGCCGCGCTGCGCCTGGTGACGCAACCGCTGTGGTTCATCGGGATCTACCTCGCCATGGTCGCCTTCACCCCGCCCCTGCTGAAGCTGCACGAGCGCCACGGCTGGGCCGCCTTCGCCGCCCTCGCCGGCGCCGCGGCCCTCACCGACGTGCTGCGCTTCGCGCTCGGCGTCCCCTACGTGGAGTTCCTGAACTTCGCCTTCGTCTGGCTCGCCGTCCACCAGCTCGGCTTCCTGCGCGCCGACGGGCGACTCACCCGCCCCGCCGTCCTCGCCGCCGCCGGCCTCGCGGGCGCCGCGCTGCTCGTCGCGTACGGGCCGTACCCGCTCTCCATGGTCGGGATGCCCGGGGAGAAGGTGTCCAACATGGCGCCGCCCACCCTCGCCCTGCTCTGCCACGGCATGTGGCTGGTCGGCGCCGTGCAGCTCCTCGCCCGACCCGCCGCCGCGTGGGTGGCCCGGCCCCGCGTCTGGCGGGGCGTCGTCGCCGCCAACGGGATCGCCATGACCGCGTTCCTCTGGCACCTCACCGCCATGCTGGCCGTGTACGCCGGCCAGATCGGCCTCGGCCTGGCGCTCCCCGAGCCCGCCGGGGCCGCCTGGTGGGCGCAGGTCCCCGTCCGCCTGCTCCTGGCCGCCGCGCTGACCGGCGTGCTCGTGGCCGCGTTCCGACGCTTCGAGGCGCCCGTGCGCGGCGGCGCCGGCGCCGGGTCCGGGCCCCGCGCCGCCCTCGGCATCACCCTCTGCCTCCTCGGGATCCTCGGCCTGTCGACGACCGGCCTCGGAGGTCTGCTGGAGGGCCACAGCGCCACCCTGATCGCCCTCCCGGTCACCGCGCCCGCCGCGATCGCGATGGCGCTCGGCGGGTGGCTGCTGGTGGAACGGTCCGCCTCTCCCCGGAGGGTTAGGCTGAGGGGCTGA
- a CDS encoding 4-(cytidine 5'-diphospho)-2-C-methyl-D-erythritol kinase: MAAPGSVTVRVPAKVNVQLAVGAARPDGFHDLANVFLAVSLYDEVTATPAAGTKVTCEGPDADQVPLDRTNLAARAAEILAGRAGLSPDVHLHIAKNIPVAGGMAGGSADGAAALVACDALWGLNTPMTELLDICAELGSDVPFSLIGGAALGTGRGEILTPVPAGAFHWVFAVADGGLSTPAVFREFDRLAAGHDIPAPRASPALLAALASGDPDALAPTLVNDLQPAALSLRPQLASVLAAGTGAGALAALVSGSGPTTAFLVRDPEAAAEVAAVLDASGLCRATRVASSPAPGATLL; this comes from the coding sequence GTGGCCGCCCCCGGATCCGTCACCGTGCGTGTCCCCGCGAAGGTCAACGTCCAACTGGCGGTCGGCGCCGCCCGACCCGACGGCTTCCACGACCTCGCCAACGTCTTCCTCGCCGTGTCCCTGTACGACGAGGTCACCGCGACCCCGGCCGCCGGGACGAAGGTGACCTGCGAGGGCCCCGACGCCGACCAGGTCCCCCTGGACCGCACCAACCTCGCGGCGCGCGCCGCCGAGATCCTGGCCGGACGGGCCGGGCTCTCCCCGGACGTGCACCTGCACATCGCGAAGAACATCCCCGTCGCGGGCGGCATGGCCGGCGGCAGTGCCGACGGGGCCGCCGCCCTGGTGGCCTGCGACGCCCTCTGGGGCCTGAACACCCCGATGACGGAACTCCTCGACATCTGCGCGGAACTCGGCAGCGACGTTCCGTTCAGCCTCATCGGCGGCGCCGCACTGGGCACCGGGCGGGGCGAGATCCTCACCCCCGTCCCCGCCGGCGCCTTTCACTGGGTCTTCGCCGTCGCCGACGGCGGCCTCTCGACCCCGGCCGTCTTCCGGGAGTTCGACCGGCTCGCCGCCGGCCACGACATCCCCGCCCCCCGGGCGTCGCCGGCCCTGCTGGCCGCCCTGGCCTCCGGCGACCCCGACGCCCTCGCCCCCACCCTGGTCAACGACCTCCAGCCCGCCGCCCTGTCCCTGCGCCCGCAGCTCGCGTCCGTCCTGGCCGCCGGCACCGGGGCCGGGGCGCTCGCCGCGCTGGTCTCGGGCTCCGGACCCACGACGGCGTTCCTGGTCCGCGACCCCGAGGCGGCGGCCGAGGTCGCCGCCGTCCTCGACGCCTCCGGGCTCTGTCGCGCCACCCGCGTGGCCTCCTCCCCGGCCCCCGGCGCGACCCTGCTCTGA